The Acidobacteriota bacterium genome has a segment encoding these proteins:
- the modA gene encoding molybdate ABC transporter substrate-binding protein: MLPLHAAAGASHGAGRWNPHVKMGRRSLRVSPAARFCMGEAMAGWSWSRRLAGPALLLGLLGWGCRAQAPGENVLLLCAAASTTGVVEEIRDRYTRQTGQAVELNFASTATLATQIRSGAEADLFLAADEGWTRVLTGIPGLVADRIDLLGNGLAVVLPTGSQRSLRSPRELLEASFASVAMANPDSMVPAGLYAREALVRLGLWESLRSRMVYGDNVRTALAYVETGSVAAGIVYRTDALASSQVDLALEIAPGLHRKIRYPLLLLSHGGRSDAARDLFEYLQGAEATALFRKHGFTRLSEARPE, from the coding sequence ATGCTGCCACTGCATGCAGCCGCGGGCGCCAGCCACGGCGCAGGCCGTTGGAATCCCCATGTTAAGATGGGCCGGCGCAGCCTGCGGGTGTCACCGGCGGCGCGTTTCTGTATGGGGGAGGCCATGGCAGGGTGGAGTTGGAGTCGGCGGCTCGCCGGGCCCGCGTTGCTCCTGGGACTGCTTGGATGGGGGTGTCGGGCTCAGGCGCCGGGCGAAAACGTCCTGCTGCTTTGCGCGGCCGCCAGCACCACCGGCGTGGTTGAGGAGATCCGGGATCGATACACACGTCAAACCGGCCAGGCGGTCGAGCTGAACTTCGCCAGCACCGCAACCCTGGCGACACAGATCCGCAGCGGAGCCGAAGCAGACCTGTTTCTAGCGGCAGACGAAGGTTGGACCCGGGTCCTCACCGGCATCCCGGGTCTGGTGGCGGACCGGATCGATCTGCTGGGCAACGGTCTGGCGGTGGTGCTCCCCACGGGGAGTCAACGCTCCCTCCGATCTCCTCGCGAGCTGCTGGAGGCCTCCTTTGCCTCCGTTGCCATGGCCAATCCCGACTCCATGGTTCCGGCGGGTCTCTATGCCCGGGAGGCTTTGGTCCGGCTGGGCTTGTGGGAGTCGCTGCGGTCCAGGATGGTTTACGGGGATAACGTCCGGACAGCGCTGGCCTACGTGGAGACCGGTAGCGTGGCAGCCGGGATCGTCTATCGAACCGATGCACTGGCCAGCTCTCAGGTCGATCTGGCCCTTGAGATCGCTCCAGGGCTGCACCGGAAGATCCGATATCCGTTGTTGCTGCTGAGCCATGGCGGGCGTTCCGACGCCGCGCGCGATCTGTTCGAATACCTG